From the genome of Acidobacteriota bacterium:
GTAAACTGCATCAAGTACAAATTAAATGGAGAGCACATGCAAAAAATCACTACGTTTTTGACTTTTAACGACCAAGCCGAAGAGGCAGCAAATTTTTACGTTTCGCTATTTAAAAATTCCCGCATCACCAATGTTACGCATTACGGCGATGCTTTGCCGGAAATGAAGGGCAAAGTCATGTCTGTGAGTTTCCAGCTTGAAGGGCAGGATTTTATGGCGCTAAACGGTGGCTCACAATTTAAGTTTTCGTCAGGCATTTCGCTTTTCGTGAACTGTCAGTCACAAGCAGAAGTTGATGAGTTGTGGGCGAAACTCACGGAAGGCGGCGAAGAAGAGCCGTGTGGCTGGCTGAAAGATCGGTACGGCGTATCGTGGCAAATCATTCCTGCCGCTTTATCCGAGTTGTTGCAAGAAAAAGATGCTGAGAAAGCCAGGCGAGTGGTGAGCGATTTATTGCAAATGAAAAAAATCGACATCAACAGGTTGCAACAAGCAAAAGGCTGAATTCGATATTAACCCTCAATAAAGAAGGAGAGCTTGATGAAGAATACGATAAAAATTTTTAGTGTCGTCATTGCCGGATTCCTGATAATTGGATTGTCTTCGGTGGCAGGGTCACAGACCCAATCGTCTGCGACCACAGACCTTCAAAAAAACCAGCTCAGGGATTTGATGGTGACGCGCACCTTTGAGGCTCCGATTGCCGAAGTATGGAAGTATTGGGCAGAAGCCGACTATGTTAAGAAGTGGTGGAGTCCGACAGGCTACACGACGCCGCTTGCCAAAATGGATTTTCGCGAAGGCGGCACCTCGCTGGTCTGCATGCGTTCACCGCAGGGACAAGACCTCTACAGCACCTGGACTTACCGAAAAATCGTGCCGTTGGAATTGATTGAATATATTCACTACCTCACAGATAAAGACGGCAACCGGGCAGACCCTGTCAAAATGGGCTTGCCTGCGGATTTTCCACAAGGCGTGCGTAACGTCATCACCTTTAAAACGGTGGGCAACAAAACCGAAATGACGGTTACCGAATACGGCTATCACTCGGAGCAATGGTTGAAGCTATCGAGACTGGGTTTAGAGCAATGTCTCAATAAAATGGCGGCGGCTTTGACTCAAAGTTAGCGCGATTATTCAAGACCCTGACCGTTGACCTGTGGTAACTGATTGCCGCGTTTATTTTGCGGCAAACGCTTTGAATCATCACCTGACCTTCAGGGCAATGGTATGAAGTTAAGCACCGCAGATGGAGCGCCGGTTGTCTAACCTGCGACCATCTTGGTCGAATACTCTTTGAAATTTCGAGGACATACTTGTCTAAATCGGCGCAGACTCGACAGTCGGCGCTACATTTTTCTTTAACTTCATGCCACTGACTTTCAGGGTTCGGCAAGTAGAAAAAGTGGTGACTGTAGCGTGTCACGCTACGGTCATCACACTCCAAATTTATTCACTCTCTGCGATTCAGTTTGATCTTTTGCGAATCAAGAAACGCTCTGTGGTATCGGTCGCCGAAACGTTTTTGAAGACACGAAACAGATAATAAAAAGACGGCAACAACAAAACCAGTCCGGCGAGCAAAGCAATCAATACCAGCCGCAAGGTCACATCAGGCGCGGCGGCGTTTTGAATGGTTATATCGGGTTCGATCAGATAAGGATATTGCGCCAGTCCCCAGCCCCACAAAATCAACGTGATTTGCGCGGCGGCACAAAATCTCGCCAGTTGAAATTTATAAAACCACAATGCCAGAATCGCTCCGGTTGCCATCAATCCCGTCGTAATTTGTAGCGGCCACGTCCAACGACTTTGGCTCAAGCCTCGACGAATTAACGGCGCGCCACTTTCGGATAATAGAAAAACTGTAAGCGCCAGTAAGCCGACAACCACAGCCGCAATCAATGCACGCTTGCGAAAATCTTCCTTTAATTGCGGGTCATCGGTTTCAAGCGTTAAATAAACCGCCGCCAGATAGGCAAACAACGCGAGCGCAAAAAACCCAACCGCAAATGGAAACGGCGCAAACCACGGGCGAATAAAAATTTCTACAGCCGTGCCTTGGTCAGTTTGAATTTTGCCCGAAGCAATCGCGCCGAGCGTCACGCCGAGCAGTATCGGCGTCGTGAGACTGGCGATGGCAAAAATTCTGCTCCAGCGACGTTGGGTATCGTCTCTTTTATTATCGTAGGTGCGAAACGTAAATGCCGAACCGCGCAACACCACTCCGATGAGCATTAAGGTGAGCGGAATGTGCAAAGCGGTGGCAATCGCGGCGAAGGCTTTGGGAAAACAGGTGAACAACAAAACCACCACCAGAATAAGCCAGACGTGATTGGCTTCCCAGATGGGACCGATGGCTTCGGCAATCAATTCGCGTTGCGTTTTGGCACGACGACCTCTGGCAAACAAATCCCACACGCCGCCGCCGTAATCAGCGCCCCCCATCAAAGCATAAAAGGTGAGCGACACGAGCATCGCGCCTGCGAGTATCACTTCAAGCGACATAATCTTCCTCCGCATTTTGAAGCGACCGCGCGTTGAAGTTGCGCGGACTTTTGGCGACTTGACGAAATAATAACCAGACAACGACTGCCGCAAGCATTACGTAAAGCAAAGTAAACGTCACAAACGGCACGACAAGTCCGGGCATAGGGGTTACCGCATCTGCGGTTTTAATGATGCCATAGATAATCCAGGGTTGGCGTCCGACTTCGGTAACTGTCCAGCCTGCTTCAATCCCTATAAAACCGAGCGGCGCGGCAAACACCACGGTTCGCAAAAACCAGCGGTTGGCAAATAGCGATTTGCGCCACGCCAGCCACACCGCCCACAGCGCCACCGCCATCATCGCGAATCCTGCGGCAACCATTACCTGAAAAGCGATGTGAACGATGGCGACCGGCGGCCAATGTTCACGCGGAAATTCTTCGAGTCCTTTCACGGTCGCCTGTGTGTCACCAAACGCTAAGAAACTCAAGCCGCCGGGAATTTCCAAGGCATAGGGCGTCTCGCCCGCCGCTTCATCGGGAATGCCGCCGATGCGCAACGCCGCGCCGGTTTCGGTTTTGAACTGTCCCTCGAACGCTGCAAGTTTGGCGGGTTGATTGACCGCTACAGTTTTTGCGAGCAGGTCGCCACTTAACGGTTGCAGCACAGCCGTGACGCCGCCGACGGTTAAAGCAATCGCCAGCGCCGCGCGATGAAAAAGGTTTTGCCGGTCGCGCAGTAGTAAGAAGCCATGAATACCGGCAACCGCAAATCCGGTTGCTGCATAAGCGGCAAGAATCATATGCAGGGTCTCAGAAAACGCTGCGGGATTTTGCATCGCGGCAATCGGGTCAATATCAACGGGCTTGCCATCAATCAATCGAAATCCGGTCGGCGCATTCATCCAGGCATTGGCAATGACTACGAAAATTGCGCTGGCTGCGCCACTCAGGGCAACTATAACGCCCGCGAGCAAATGGGCGCGCGGCGAGACTTTCTGCCAGCCATACAGATAAATTCCTAAAAAAATCGCTTCGGTGAAAAAAGCAAATCCTTCGAGTGAAAACGGCATGCCGATAATCGGTCCTGCCCATTCCATAAACTGCGGCCAGAGCAATCCGAGTTCAAACGACAGCACGGTTCCCGACACGGCGCCAACCGCGAATAAAATCGCCGTTCCCTTTGCCCAACGTTTTGCGAGTTCGAGATAAACTTCCCGACCTGTGCGCAACCAGCGCCATTCGGCAATCACCATCATCAAGGGCATGGCAATGCCGACGACTGCGAAGATGATGTGAAATGCCAAAGACACAGCCATCTGTGACCTTGCGGCTAACAAATTATCCATAGGTGCGTCCCTGCTGCTTAGCATAGCGAGGCGATGTGCGTGAGGCGAATGGGCTGGCAAAAATCTTGCGGCACCGGATTACCACTGACTGAAGTATTGATTTTTCTTTTCAAAGTTGTATCTTAGAAGCGGTTTAGAGAAGCAATCCGCCAATGATTGCCTTTGCTAATCAATGAACTTTTCGCAAATCCTGCCCTCAAGGAAATTATTTCAACCACCATCAAACAAGTAGATCGTAATCAGAGCTTTGCTTTCTCACGGCGAATCTTTCCCGACAAGCGATCTGGAGGCAATCGCATGAAATTGGTCAACCTTCACAAAGTGATGCTGCTTTCGCTTCTGGCACTGAGTTTAATCGTTATGCCATTGATCACGCCTTTATCCGTTTCGGCGGGCGGTAATTTATTAACGAGTCAACAGCCTTCGGCGCAAATGCAGCCTTCGCCACAACTGCATCCGCGCCCGGAAGCCGGCATTTTTATCATTCGTCACCAAGGCAAAGCTTTAAGTTGTAATGACGCGCTACCATCTGAAGTTGAAGCATTGGCATCGCGCCATCTCAACGCCGAACTTCAGGTTTTAACCAATGGCAAAGATTCGACCGGGCAATTGCAAAAAAATAAAGGCTTGAAAATTATTTTGCGAGGCACGGCGCAACTGGAAAATTATCCTGAAGCCAAGGCTGCCATGTTGCGGGCGGCGGCAAACTGGATGCAGCAGATTAAAAATAAAATCACTATGGTGATTGATGTTGATTTCGGCGTCACGCGGTTTGGTGACGCTTACGCAAAAGATGTTTTGGGAATCATCAACACCGCGCCTGTCGGCGCAGCGAATCTCTACGCTGGCATTCGCGATAGATTTTTGAATAAAGCGAAAAGCCCGCAGGAAGATATGCTCTATCGCGCGCTGCCCGAAGACGGTGTGCCGACCGCCAATGGATTCACCAAAAATATTTCCGCGCCGGCTGCGGTCTTTCGCTCACTCGGCTTACTCGAAGCAGATGCGACAAGCGATGCAAACACCCCGTCAATCGCTTTTAACTCAGTTGGCAATTTTGACTTCGATGCGCGCGATGGAATTGACCGTGACAAGATTGATTTTGAAGGACTCATCGCTCATCAGATTGGTCATGTGCTGGGGTTCGTGTCCAATGATGCGGACAACAGCCGCACTGAAACCGCCTCGGATTTTGTGAGTACCTGGGATATGTTTCGCTTTCAACCCGATGGTTCAACCGGAATTTTCACCACTGCTAAACGCCTATCGCTCACCGACGAGGCATCGTTATTTTTCGCGAATCCCGCTACTCGTGAAGACGGACAATCAAGCCACTGGCAAACCGAACATTTTGGTCGTCACACGGGAATTATGCAGTCCACTATTCAATCCGGTGAACGCTTGCGCATCAGCAATAATGACCTTGAGGCGATGCAATACATCGGTCACACAGTGAGTCTGACGCCCGCCAGCACCGACGATTTTATCGCTTTAACCTCGGGCGTGGCGCTGACGCGCACAATGGCTGCGCCACCGGAAGGCGATTGTCTGCTTGACCCTGTGCAGTACACCATTCAAATTCCGAGCGATGCGACGCAACTCAAAGTTGAACTCACGGGCACACCTAATCTGGAATTATTTGTGCGCATCAATGATCCGGTTCTCGCTTTTGGCGCGTCGGTTTATGCGCACTTCATTTCAGCCGGTGAAGACGGCAACGAATCCATCACGGTTGATGCGACCCCGGCGGCGAAAATTATTCCGGGAACCTATTACATCGCGATTGGCAACTGCGGCGCAGGCGCAGGCGATTACACCATCAAGGCAACAGTTGACACACCGGGCACGGCACCTGTGGTCAATGCCCTGGCAGCGCGGCTTGATGGCGATACGTTGACGCTCAGCGGAACCGCTACAGACCTTGAAGCCGATGTTACCAAAGCGTCATTCAAACTTTTTGATGAAAGCGGCAAAGAGCTTCTCGCTTACCCGGATAGCGATGTCGATTTTGGTGGTTTACAAACCGGCAATTTCAATTTCAGTTTTTCAGGGATGGCTCAAACCAACACCTTGACGGCAGTGCGCATCACCCTTTTGCTTACCGATGCGAAAGGCAATCGCAGTTCGGTCTACACGGCAAATTTCAATCAAGCGGATGCGGGTGGACCAACCATTAAAAACGTCACCTTCGATAATGAAGGAGATGTGACGATTTTTAAAGGTGTGGCTTTTACGAATGCCGCCTACCAGGTTGAGATCAATGGCGTCATGGTCACCCCACCGTTAAACGCAAAATTGAAAGGCGTGAAAATTAAAATGAGTGGCACGCGGGCGCAGGCGGGGTTACATGCGGGATTGAATCGCGTGCGTTTGCGTTTAAACGGCGCTTATTCAAATCTGTTTTTGCTGAAACTTAAATAACCCTGAACTCGGCGCTACCGCTTACAAACGGGGCAGGAGATGCGCGTTTTGATAATCAAAACGCGCATCTCCCGCCCCGTTTAAAATTTTCAACCTTGTTAAATTTGAAGACGAACCCGAATGATACCCAACCGTAAATTTGCTCGAAGAAGCGTTACTCAAGTCTTTCCAAAATCCTGCTTTTGAGTGGCACAATGGAAAATTTCAAACTCGGTTCACGTATGATATAAAGCCATAAATACACTTTTACACTGAAAAAATTACCTAGTTGCGAATTTTTTGAATTCACCGCAAAAGTTAAACCCGAAAATAAAAAGACTTAATTAAATTATGAAACCGGCAAAGCGGACAAAAATTTGTTGCACGCCATTTGCAACCATTTTTATCCGTTAGCGAATCTTTGAATTATCGAAAGGCGCTAACGGATTTCAGGTGGAGTGTATTTGAGAAGACCGAGGATAGTTTGTTTAACCTCGGTTTGGGAAATATGAAGGGCATCCTGATACAAATTGGTATAAGTCTGATAGGCTCCTCATCCAGCGTCAGGAAAGGCAGCCAATCAATCTTAGATTCAAACGAAAAAATTTACTTTTTGGAGTAACACTAATGAAAAAAATGTCGCTTTTGAAATCTCTCGTGATGTTGCTGTCTCTGACCATGACCAGTTCGGTGCTGGCTTATCAGAACGGCGTAACGCAGGACAAAGATCAATCCACGGGAACGGACTCGCGCCAAATGCAATCGCGCGTGGCTTCCGGTCAAAAGATGAAAGTCGAAGGCACCATCATCAGACGTGATAATGATAGTTTTGTTATGCGTGATACAACCGGTTCGGAACTGACTGTACAACTGACCGGCTCGACCAAAGTGGAAGAAAAGAAGAGCAACCCGTTTCGCGGCGCCAAGAAATATTCAACGACAGAAGTCATTCGCGGACTTTTCGTTGAAGTTCAAGGGCGCGGCGATGCCGCAGGCGCACTGGTTGCCGAAAAGGTTAAATTCTCCAGTGATTCGCAACGAGTCGCGGTTTCCATTAACTCGCAAGTCGTGCCGGTTGAAAATCGTCTCGGAGAAGCCGAAACCCGTTTAACCGAAACCGAACAGAATGCCAAGCGTTTGTCGGGTCAGGTTGAAGAGTTATCACAGGTGGCGAATCTCGCCAAAGGTGGTGCGGCGGCGGCTCAACAAACTGCTGATATGGCGGTTGAAGGGGTCACCAAAACCAACGAACGCATTGCTTCACTCGACGATTACGAAGAGAAGCAAATCGCCACAGTTAATTTCAAAGTCGGAAGCGCCGTCCTGACCCCCGAAGCCAAAACCAAGCTGGATGAAATTGCCACTCAGGCAAAGAATGAAAAAGGTTTTGTCATCGAAGTTCGTGGTTTTGCTTCTTCGGATGGCTCAACCAGTTTGAATGATCGGTTAAGCGAACGTCGCGCCGATGCGGTGATGCGTTATCTGGCAAGACAGCATGAAATTCCGCTGCGCCGCATTGTTATGCCGCTCGGTTATGGTGAAGCGATTCCGGTGGCTGACAACACCACGCGTGAAGGACGCGCACAAAATCGTCGCGTCGAAGTTAAAATTTTAGTGAGCCGCGGAATTAATTCTTCGGTCAATATGAATCGCGCCGTGAGCAGCAATCAATAACGCTCACCGCAAATCAGGTTTAAGACGCGACTACAAACTTTGCCCCCATTCGAGAGTCTTTTGAAGGATGATCTCGGTAAAGGTTTTGGTCGCGTCTTAATTATTTTCCGACAAAGTTTGATTATCTGATTGAGGATATTGATAAGCGAGTAACTTTATGCAAAGCGATTAATCGTCTTAGGTAAGCAAGCTGTCGCACTATACTCAGGATGAAAATCGTCAATAGGAGTAAATTGTTTTGTGTACACAGCGATTTAAAAAGTTCTTTATTTTACAATTGATTTTAATATTTGCGGCAAGTCTGCCGGTCTTTAATGTTAAGGGCAACGTGCCAACCTCAATGACGGCGCAAGACCCCACAAAAAAACAGGAGCAGGATCAGGACGCCCCGTTGCGTCTCAGTTCGCGTCTGGTGCAGGTGCCGATTTCAGTTTCCGATGCCACAGGTAAACCGGTTAAAGATTTAAAAGCCGATGATATTGTGATTGAAGAGGACGGCAAAGAACAACGTGTCGTGGCGCTTGGCGAACCCGGAAAAACGCCCATTGATATTGCTCTGCTTTTTGATGTTTCAGGCAGCACCCACGGTCAATTCGCTTTACAAAAACAGGCTGCCGTACAGTTTATTCAGGATGTGTTTAAACCCGGCGACGCGGTTTCTTTATTTGAAATTGGCACCACGCCTAAACTGTTCAAAACGCGCA
Proteins encoded in this window:
- a CDS encoding NF038122 family metalloprotease, which encodes MKLVNLHKVMLLSLLALSLIVMPLITPLSVSAGGNLLTSQQPSAQMQPSPQLHPRPEAGIFIIRHQGKALSCNDALPSEVEALASRHLNAELQVLTNGKDSTGQLQKNKGLKIILRGTAQLENYPEAKAAMLRAAANWMQQIKNKITMVIDVDFGVTRFGDAYAKDVLGIINTAPVGAANLYAGIRDRFLNKAKSPQEDMLYRALPEDGVPTANGFTKNISAPAAVFRSLGLLEADATSDANTPSIAFNSVGNFDFDARDGIDRDKIDFEGLIAHQIGHVLGFVSNDADNSRTETASDFVSTWDMFRFQPDGSTGIFTTAKRLSLTDEASLFFANPATREDGQSSHWQTEHFGRHTGIMQSTIQSGERLRISNNDLEAMQYIGHTVSLTPASTDDFIALTSGVALTRTMAAPPEGDCLLDPVQYTIQIPSDATQLKVELTGTPNLELFVRINDPVLAFGASVYAHFISAGEDGNESITVDATPAAKIIPGTYYIAIGNCGAGAGDYTIKATVDTPGTAPVVNALAARLDGDTLTLSGTATDLEADVTKASFKLFDESGKELLAYPDSDVDFGGLQTGNFNFSFSGMAQTNTLTAVRITLLLTDAKGNRSSVYTANFNQADAGGPTIKNVTFDNEGDVTIFKGVAFTNAAYQVEINGVMVTPPLNAKLKGVKIKMSGTRAQAGLHAGLNRVRLRLNGAYSNLFLLKLK
- a CDS encoding VOC family protein: MQKITTFLTFNDQAEEAANFYVSLFKNSRITNVTHYGDALPEMKGKVMSVSFQLEGQDFMALNGGSQFKFSSGISLFVNCQSQAEVDELWAKLTEGGEEEPCGWLKDRYGVSWQIIPAALSELLQEKDAEKARRVVSDLLQMKKIDINRLQQAKG
- a CDS encoding SRPBCC domain-containing protein codes for the protein MKNTIKIFSVVIAGFLIIGLSSVAGSQTQSSATTDLQKNQLRDLMVTRTFEAPIAEVWKYWAEADYVKKWWSPTGYTTPLAKMDFREGGTSLVCMRSPQGQDLYSTWTYRKIVPLELIEYIHYLTDKDGNRADPVKMGLPADFPQGVRNVITFKTVGNKTEMTVTEYGYHSEQWLKLSRLGLEQCLNKMAAALTQS
- a CDS encoding cytochrome d ubiquinol oxidase subunit II, whose translation is MSLEVILAGAMLVSLTFYALMGGADYGGGVWDLFARGRRAKTQRELIAEAIGPIWEANHVWLILVVVLLFTCFPKAFAAIATALHIPLTLMLIGVVLRGSAFTFRTYDNKRDDTQRRWSRIFAIASLTTPILLGVTLGAIASGKIQTDQGTAVEIFIRPWFAPFPFAVGFFALALFAYLAAVYLTLETDDPQLKEDFRKRALIAAVVVGLLALTVFLLSESGAPLIRRGLSQSRWTWPLQITTGLMATGAILALWFYKFQLARFCAAAQITLILWGWGLAQYPYLIEPDITIQNAAAPDVTLRLVLIALLAGLVLLLPSFYYLFRVFKNVSATDTTERFLIRKRSN
- a CDS encoding cytochrome ubiquinol oxidase subunit I, which gives rise to MDNLLAARSQMAVSLAFHIIFAVVGIAMPLMMVIAEWRWLRTGREVYLELAKRWAKGTAILFAVGAVSGTVLSFELGLLWPQFMEWAGPIIGMPFSLEGFAFFTEAIFLGIYLYGWQKVSPRAHLLAGVIVALSGAASAIFVVIANAWMNAPTGFRLIDGKPVDIDPIAAMQNPAAFSETLHMILAAYAATGFAVAGIHGFLLLRDRQNLFHRAALAIALTVGGVTAVLQPLSGDLLAKTVAVNQPAKLAAFEGQFKTETGAALRIGGIPDEAAGETPYALEIPGGLSFLAFGDTQATVKGLEEFPREHWPPVAIVHIAFQVMVAAGFAMMAVALWAVWLAWRKSLFANRWFLRTVVFAAPLGFIGIEAGWTVTEVGRQPWIIYGIIKTADAVTPMPGLVVPFVTFTLLYVMLAAVVVWLLFRQVAKSPRNFNARSLQNAEEDYVA
- a CDS encoding OmpA family protein; the encoded protein is MKKMSLLKSLVMLLSLTMTSSVLAYQNGVTQDKDQSTGTDSRQMQSRVASGQKMKVEGTIIRRDNDSFVMRDTTGSELTVQLTGSTKVEEKKSNPFRGAKKYSTTEVIRGLFVEVQGRGDAAGALVAEKVKFSSDSQRVAVSINSQVVPVENRLGEAETRLTETEQNAKRLSGQVEELSQVANLAKGGAAAAQQTADMAVEGVTKTNERIASLDDYEEKQIATVNFKVGSAVLTPEAKTKLDEIATQAKNEKGFVIEVRGFASSDGSTSLNDRLSERRADAVMRYLARQHEIPLRRIVMPLGYGEAIPVADNTTREGRAQNRRVEVKILVSRGINSSVNMNRAVSSNQ